The following proteins are co-located in the Lagenorhynchus albirostris chromosome 2, mLagAlb1.1, whole genome shotgun sequence genome:
- the SH3BGRL3 gene encoding SH3 domain-binding glutamic acid-rich-like protein 3: MTRGLSRKETAPERGGLVSRPCSCCHRYPVCLSARRPIRSMSGLRIYSTSVTGSREIKSQQSEVTRILDGKRIQYQLVDISQDNALRDEMRALAGNPKATPPQIVNGDQYCGDYELFVEAVEQNTLQEFLKLA; the protein is encoded by the exons ATGACTCGCGGGCTGAGCAGGAAGGAAACCGCTCCCGAGCGCGGCGGCCTCGTCTCCAGGCCGTGCAGCTGCTGCCACCGCTACCCCGTCTGCCTGTCGGCCCGTCGGCCCATCCGCAGCATGAGCGGCCTGCGCATTTACAGCACGTCGGTCACCGGCTCCCGCGAA ATCAAGTCCCAGCAGAGCGAGGTGACCCGCATCCTGGATGGGAAGCGCATCCAGTACCAGCTAGTGGACATCTCCCAAGACAACGCCCTGCGGGATGAGATGCGAGCCCTGGCGGGCAACCCCAAGGCCACCCCACCCCAGATTGTCAACGGGGACCAGTACTGTGGG gactaTGAGCTCTTCGTGGAGGCTGTGGAGCAAAACACACTGCAGGAGTTCCTGAAACTGGCCTGA